A window of Phragmites australis chromosome 15, lpPhrAust1.1, whole genome shotgun sequence genomic DNA:
GGCCGCGCTCCACGTGCACTGCTTCACGGCCGTCGAGCTCGCCAGCTTCATCGACCTCACGCCGTGGCACCGGTTCGGGTACACGGCCGCCAACGCCGCCATCCTGGACGCCGTGGAGGGCTTCCCCGTCGTGCACGTCGTCGACCTCGGCACGACCCACTGCATGCAGATCCCAACGCTCATCGATATGCTCGCGGGCCGCGCTGAGGGCCCCCCGATCCTCCGGCTTACCGTCGCCGACGTCGCGTCCaacgcgccgccgcccgccctcGACATGTCCTACGAGGAGCTCGGCGAGAAGCTCGTCAATTTTGCGCGATCCCGCAACATGTCCATGGACTTCCGGGTGGTGCCCACCTCGCCTGCTGACGCGTTCACGTCCCTGATCGACCAGCTCAGGGTGCAGCAGCTAGTCTCGGATGGGAGCGAGGCGCTCGTCGTGAACTGCCACATGCTACTGCATACCGTCCCGGACGAGACGGCGGGGTCGGTCAGCCTGGCGCAGCCGGTTTCGCTCCGGACCATGCTCCTCAAGTCCCTCCGGATGCTCGACCCGAGCCTGgtcgtggtggtggaggaggacgccgacTTCACGGCGGGCGACGTGGTGGGTAGGCTGCGCGCGGCGTTCAACTTCCTGTGGATCCCGTACGACGCAGTGGACACGTTCCTGCCCAAGGGGAGCGAGCAGCGGCGGTGGTACGAGGCGGAGGTGGGGTGGAAGGTGGAAAACGTGCTGGCGCAGGAGGGCGTGGAGAGGGTGGAGCGGCAGGAGGACAGGGGGAGGTGGGGTCAAAGGATGCGCAGCGCGGGGTTCCGTGCGGTGGCGTtcggcgaggaggcggcaggGGAGGTGAAGGCGATGCTGAACGAGCACGCGGCGGGGTGGGGGATGAAGCGGGAGGAGGACGACCTCGTGCTCACCTGGAAAGGACACAACGTCGTATTCGCGTCGGCGTGGTCGCCATCGTGAATGTATTGATCAGGTGGTCATCGGGTGTGGCATATGCAGTTCAGAAAATCAGAAGGTGAGTAGGTGCAGGTCTATGTGTGCTTGCATGAATATGGGATTTAGAGTTTGTGTTTGTGCATGATATGAAAGATGATCTTGTTAAACTGGGTTGACTAGCTAGCCGATTCATTACTTAGTTGATTGATCATTGCAATgacaatctctctctctctctctctctctctctctctctctctctctctctctctctctctctctctctctctctctctctctctctctctctctctctctctctctctcacacacacacacacacacacacacacacatgttaACCGGCGTTATTTTACTTACTACAAAAACTGTGAAATTCATCTTTAAGGTGCAAATGTACAAGCTTTATATGAAAAACTCCGTGTGTTTGATAGAGAAACAA
This region includes:
- the LOC133892062 gene encoding scarecrow-like protein 32, with amino-acid sequence MMQFTHTAPPPPPLHPNNGHGLGLGLFLDVGALRARPWPGSFSTPSSKISLGNLNSTSCMEQLLVHCANAIEANDATLTQQILWVLNNIAPPDGDSNQRLTAAFLCALVARASRTGACKAVTAAVAAAVESAALHVHCFTAVELASFIDLTPWHRFGYTAANAAILDAVEGFPVVHVVDLGTTHCMQIPTLIDMLAGRAEGPPILRLTVADVASNAPPPALDMSYEELGEKLVNFARSRNMSMDFRVVPTSPADAFTSLIDQLRVQQLVSDGSEALVVNCHMLLHTVPDETAGSVSLAQPVSLRTMLLKSLRMLDPSLVVVVEEDADFTAGDVVGRLRAAFNFLWIPYDAVDTFLPKGSEQRRWYEAEVGWKVENVLAQEGVERVERQEDRGRWGQRMRSAGFRAVAFGEEAAGEVKAMLNEHAAGWGMKREEDDLVLTWKGHNVVFASAWSPS